A window of the Henckelia pumila isolate YLH828 chromosome 3, ASM3356847v2, whole genome shotgun sequence genome harbors these coding sequences:
- the LOC140892245 gene encoding uncharacterized protein gives MGRAPCCDKANVKKGPWSPEEDAKLKEYIEKHGTGGNWIALPHKADLRRCGKSCRLRWLNYLRPNIKHGEFSDDEDRVICSLFASIGSRWSIIAAQLPGRTDNDIKNYWNTKLKKKILGVSKSYQLSSKINNNLIPLNPSISSSYPSLHTPFEYANNTTYPTNISEDIRVFSTATDHPISSNPSTHSVFQAQNHGLILGSTQYDIHEVKNYNTNATSTNYIMFGGEASCSTSSDGSCSNGENLNLQKYLYNNGFDEGDQKFLISNPGGFGADLENPLDYSTMEEIKQLISSNSNVCSDNVNLFVDGIKTEEQVLLYY, from the exons atgggaAGAGCTCCATGTTGTGATAAAGCAAATGTGAAGAAAGGTCCATGGTCGCCTGAAGAAGACGCAAAACTCAAGGAATACATAGAGAAACATGGCACTGGAGGCAACTGGATTGCTCTCCCTCACAAAGCTG ATCTCAGAAGATGTGGAAAAAGTTGTagactgaggtggctgaactaTCTCAGACCTAATATCAAACATGGAGAATTCTCAGATGATGAAGATCGAGTCATTTGCAGCCTTTTTGCTAGCATTGGAAGCAG ATGGTCAATAATAGCAGCTCAATTGCCAGGAAGAACAGACAACGACATCAAGAACTACTGGAACACGAAGCTCAAGAAGAAAATCTTGGGGGTATCCAAATCCTACCAATTATCATCCAAAATAAACAACAATCTCATCCCACTAAACccttcaatctcttcttcataTCCATCTCTCCACACCCCATTTGAATACGCCAACAACACAACATATCCCACCAATATCTCCGAAGATATTAGGGTTTTCTCCACTGCTACCGATCATCCCATATCTTCAAATCCTTCCACCCATTCAGTATTCCAAGCTCAGAATCATGGGTTAATCTTGGGCTCAACGCAGTATGATATTCATGAAGTGAAAAATTACAACACTAATGCTACCAGTACCAACTATATCATGTTCGGAGGGGAAGCTAGCTGCAGCACTTCATCTGATGGAAGCTGCTCCAATGGCGAAAATTTGAATCTGCAGAAATATTTGTACAATAATGGGTTCGATGAAGGTGACCAGAAATTCTTGATTAGTAATCCTGGTGGATTTGGTGCTGATCTTGAGAACCCTTTGGATTACAGTACTATGGAGGAGATTAAGCAGCTGATTAGCAGTAACAGTAATGTTTGCAGTGATAATGTTAATTTATTTGTGGATGGAATCAAGACAGAAGAGCAAGTGTTGTTGTATTACTGA